In Daphnia pulicaria isolate SC F1-1A chromosome 9, SC_F0-13Bv2, whole genome shotgun sequence, a single genomic region encodes these proteins:
- the LOC124313217 gene encoding inactive hydroxysteroid dehydrogenase-like protein 1 translates to MAVASDSFRLLAGELIKNTERLRDMLAVVGLIVVGKVAVDTSVAFLSAVRIFLLSKLRSLSNFKERYGPWAIVTGATDGIGKEYARELARLGVNIILMSRSIDKLTKVAQEIEAEFHVETQVVQVDFSGGRSIFDKIAEAIRGKEIGMLVNNVGVMYEMPMELCELSPDVIWQHVNINMGSLTMMCWLVLPQMLQRRRGAIVNLSSSSSVGPLPYMNIYSASKIYVDYFSRALSHEVRNSGVTVQTLIPFYIATNLTKFSDFIGRQSVLVPNAQTFVRSALSTLGICDRTTGYWSHELQLFSCNVVPTWFWIRFGGMMQQFLRRDALKKRK, encoded by the exons ATGGCTGTAGCTTCAGATTCCTTCCGCCTTTTGGCAGGAGAACTTATCAAGAATACAGAACGTTTAAGAGATATGTTAGCTGTAGTGGGTCTGATTGTTGTGGGCAAGGTGGCTGTGGATACCTCTGTAGCATTCCTTAGTGCTGTACGAATTTTCCTACTGTCCAAACTACGTTCCCTCTCCAACTTTAAGGAAAGATATGGACCATGGGCTATTGTCACAGGAGCGACTGATGGTATTGGAAAAGAATATGCTAGAGAACTTGCAAGACTTGGAGTGAATATTATCCTGATGAGTCGAAGCATTGACAAACTCACAAAAGTAGCACAAGAAATAG AGGCTGAATTCCATGTTGAAACACAAGTTGTGCAGGTAGATTTTAGTGGCGGCCGCTCTATTTTTGATAAAATCGCAGAAGCTATTcgtggaaaagaaattggaatgCTTG tgAACAATGTTGGTGTCATGTACGAGATGCCTATGGAGCTATGTGAGCTTAGCCCAGACGTCATTTGGCAACATGTGAACATCAACATGGGATCTCTAACCATGATGTGTTGGCTAGTGTTGCCTCAGATGTTACAGAGACGCCGTGGAGCGATTGTCAACCTCTCTTCCAGCTCTTCTGTCGGTCCATTGCCCTACATGAATATTTATTCGGCTTCCAAA ATCTACGTGGACTATTTCTCTCGTGCGCTGTCTCATGAAGTTCGTAATTCAGGGGTCACTGTCCAAACTCTTATCCCTTTCTACATAGCAACTAATCTTACCAAGTTTAGTGATTTCATTGGCCGCCAATCAGTATTGGTGCCCAATGCTCAGACTTTCGTTCGAAGCGCCCTATCCACCTTGGGCATCTGTGACCGGACAACTGGGTACTGGTCTCACGAGTTACAG CTTTTCTCTTGCAATGTTGTACCAACTTGGTTCTGGATCCGCTTCGGTGGAATGATGCAACAGTTTCTTCGACGCGACGCGCTCAAAAAACGCAAATAA
- the LOC124313310 gene encoding dysbindin protein homolog produces the protein MLPANLREKLFQVQEELASSLRTLGLTEPISPLVIPSRHGKHFEGVRLDAGADLLNHYQFQWCRMREASDINYHLAEQADKAIASVESYINQQHHLVSTLTTNLSSVSLMMIQLQKITESMSVTEATLKKTEEHLALLEDMVKDSQLESEIKEHDKKFVLLQDQKFAELESLKNHLAATHLQKVREYESKQVLKAKERQAIFEQAFETEIQQYKQSGIIPRMSQSNRQTTSLEEIVVEDDPSSLNQFLDE, from the exons ATGCTACCGGCTAATTTACGAGAAAAACTATTTCAGGTCCAGGAAGAATTAGCAAGCAG TTTGAGAACCTTGGGTTTAACTGAACCAATTTCACCTCTGGTGATTCCATCACGCCatggaaaacattttgaagGTGTACGGCTGGATGCTGGAGCTGACCTTCTCAACCACTACCAGTTTCAATGGTGTAGAATGAGGGAAGCTTCTGATATAAATTACCATCTAGCAGAG CAAGCTGACAAAGCCATTGCTTCAGTAGAAAGTTACATCAACCAACAACATCACTTGGTGTCTACCTTAACAACCAATCTGAGTTCTGTATCTTTAATGATGATTCAACTTCAGAAAATAACTGAGTCAATGA GTGTAACAGAAGCAACTTTGAAGAAAACTGAGGAGCATTTGGCCTTGTTAGAAGATATGGTCAAAGATTCTCAGTTAGAATCTGAAATCAAGGAGCAtgataaaaaatttgtattgCTGCAAGACCAAAAATTTGCTGAGCTGGAAAGTTTAAAAA atCACCTAGCAGCGACACACCTCCAAAAAGTTAGAGAGTACGAGTCCAAACAAGTATTGAAAGCCAAAGAAAGACAAGCTATATTTGAACAGGCTTTTGAAACAGAGATCCAGCAGTATAAACAATCTGGAATCATTCCAA GAATGAGTCAGTCTAATCGACAAACAACTAGCCTTGAAGAAATTGTTGTGGAAGATGATCCGTCTTCCTTGAACCAATTTCTCGACGAGTAG